The nucleotide sequence GGCCGTCAGCCGCTTCAAGCCGGTGCTGTTCCTGTTGGGCCTGTTTCCGCTGGCGCGCTGGATCTGGTTGGGCACGCATAACGGATTGACGGCCAATCCGGTGGAATTCCTGACGCGATCGGCCGGCACCTGGACCTTCGTCTGCCTGCTGGTCACCCTGGGTATTACGCCGCTGCGGCGCTTGACCGGCCAGCCTGCTCTGGTGCGCCTGCGCCGCATGTGCGGGCTTTTCGCCTTTTTCTACGGCTTTCTGCATTTCATGACGTGGGTGGCCTGGGATCGCGGCTTCGACCCGGCCTCCATGCTGCAGGACGTGGGCGAGCGGCCCTTCATCACCGTGGGCTTCGCCGCCTTCGTCCTGATGACGGCGCTGGCGCTGACATCCACCCAGGGCGCCATGAGGCGGCTGGGCAAGCGCTGGCAGCGCCTGCACCGGGCCGTATATGCCATCGGTATCCTGGCCTTGCTCCATCTGGTGTGGCTCAAGGCGGGCAAGCACGATTTCCTGCAGCCGGCCGTCTATGGCACCGTGCTGGCGGTGCTGCTGCTGTGGCGGGTGGTGGCGTGGGTGTTGGCGCGGCGCAAGGCCGCGGCGGCTTCGGCCGCCTAGTCGCCGGCCGCCGCGCCCGCGGCCGGCACCGGCGCCTCGGTCCTGCCCGGCAGGGCCAGCAGGATACCGGCGGTTTCCGCATCCGCCACCCCATCGCAGCGGCCCGGCCGGTAGTGCATCTGGAAGGCGGCGATGACGCGGGTCGTTTCGGCGTCGAAAACCGCGCTGTGCGGCACGGCGTAGCCCGCGCGCTCCAGTTGCGCCTGGAACCACGCCGCGTCGGGCACCCCGTTCTGTTCGAAGAAGGCCTGGAAACCCGGTGCCGCGGTCTCGTCGTACCAGCGGCCCAGGCCCGCGGCCGCCAGCCGCCGCCACGGGAACAACGGTCCCGGGTCTACCTTGCGTTGCGGCGCCACGTCGCTGTGGCCGACGATGTTTTCCGGCAGGACCGCATGGCGCCGGGCAATGTCCCGCACCAGGGCCATGACGGTCCGGATCTGGTCCTCGGGATACGGCTCCCAGCGCAGCGTCCCGTCGGGCGCGCGCGTATCGCCGCGGTTGACGATCTCTATGCCGATGGACGCATTGTTGATGGAGGTGTGCCCGTACCAGCTGCTGTCGCCCGCGTGCCAGGCATTGCGGTCTTCCGGGACCAGTTGATAGACGTGTACGGGATGCGTGTCGGTGACCAGGTAATGGGCGCTGACATTGCCGCGCGACAGCGTCAGCAGCGAGGCCACATCGCCGCCCGCGGTGTAGTGCAGCACGATGAAGCGTACCCGGCTGTCCTGGCTGACGGCCTGGATGGAGCGATCCACATCCACGTCGGCGGGATAGCGCGCGGCGCAGCCTGCAAGCAGCAGCGCCACCAGCCCCACCGCCCACCGCGCCAGGGCTTGCCCGCTCGATGTCGCAGCACGTCCTCCGGGCGGCCGCACAGCCGTGCTCATCCTCCCCGTCCCAAAAACAAAAAGAGCGTGGGTTTTTTGTCCAGGTCGGGGGCGGGGCGGGTTTTCCAGTCGGCCACGGTGCGCGTGCGGATCCATTCGTCGGCGGTGGTCAGCGAGCGGGCCACGCACAGGCGGGTGTCGCCGCGCAGCGCGCCGAGCAGCGCGGAGAACATCGCGGCATTGCGGTAGGGCGTTTCGATGAGCAACTGCGTCTGGTTGCCGC is from Bordetella bronchialis and encodes:
- the msrQ gene encoding protein-methionine-sulfoxide reductase heme-binding subunit MsrQ is translated as MAASNPSGPPRRSPAVPATGARAPDRPQAATARKQLSAAAVSRFKPVLFLLGLFPLARWIWLGTHNGLTANPVEFLTRSAGTWTFVCLLVTLGITPLRRLTGQPALVRLRRMCGLFAFFYGFLHFMTWVAWDRGFDPASMLQDVGERPFITVGFAAFVLMTALALTSTQGAMRRLGKRWQRLHRAVYAIGILALLHLVWLKAGKHDFLQPAVYGTVLAVLLLWRVVAWVLARRKAAAASAA
- a CDS encoding N-acetylmuramoyl-L-alanine amidase; translation: MSTAVRPPGGRAATSSGQALARWAVGLVALLLAGCAARYPADVDVDRSIQAVSQDSRVRFIVLHYTAGGDVASLLTLSRGNVSAHYLVTDTHPVHVYQLVPEDRNAWHAGDSSWYGHTSINNASIGIEIVNRGDTRAPDGTLRWEPYPEDQIRTVMALVRDIARRHAVLPENIVGHSDVAPQRKVDPGPLFPWRRLAAAGLGRWYDETAAPGFQAFFEQNGVPDAAWFQAQLERAGYAVPHSAVFDAETTRVIAAFQMHYRPGRCDGVADAETAGILLALPGRTEAPVPAAGAAAGD